In Pseudoxanthomonas indica, the following are encoded in one genomic region:
- a CDS encoding NAD-dependent epimerase/dehydratase family protein encodes MTTRRDLIKLSAIAAAAAAFPPLAWASKPGPVAKADKPLNILILGGTGFTGPFQVDYALKRGHKITLFNRGKRPSPEWPGEVEQLHGDRNTGDLKSLAGRKWDVCIDNPTSLPFWVRDAGQVLKGNVDHYLFISTISVYADGSKPGINEDAPLAQYKGKDAMAETQENLRADIENLYGPLKALSEAEAHKQFGKNVTIVRPGYIVGPRDETDRFTYWPHRIAQGGEMLVPGDGQDPVQIIDGRDLGEWMIRLAEAKTYGVFNAVGPKDLLPMDTMLRESEKVVGGKPTYTHVTPEFLEEQKVGEELPIWVPRQAGPYAGYGQVSNARAIAAGLTYRPYAVTVADLMTWFRSQPADRQAKLRAGITREREAELLKAWHARKA; translated from the coding sequence ATGACCACCCGCCGTGACCTGATCAAACTCTCCGCCATCGCCGCCGCTGCCGCGGCATTCCCGCCGCTGGCCTGGGCCTCCAAGCCCGGCCCGGTCGCCAAGGCGGACAAGCCGCTGAACATCCTGATCCTCGGCGGCACCGGCTTCACCGGACCGTTCCAGGTCGATTACGCGCTCAAGCGCGGACACAAGATCACCTTGTTCAACCGCGGCAAGCGGCCCTCGCCGGAATGGCCGGGTGAAGTGGAGCAGCTGCACGGCGACCGCAACACCGGCGATCTGAAGTCGCTGGCAGGGCGCAAGTGGGATGTCTGCATCGACAATCCGACCAGCCTGCCGTTCTGGGTGCGTGACGCCGGCCAGGTGCTCAAAGGCAACGTCGACCACTACCTCTTCATCTCCACGATTTCCGTCTACGCCGATGGCTCCAAGCCCGGCATCAATGAAGACGCGCCGCTGGCCCAGTACAAGGGCAAGGATGCGATGGCCGAGACGCAGGAAAACCTGCGCGCCGACATCGAAAACCTGTACGGCCCGCTGAAGGCGCTGAGCGAAGCCGAAGCGCACAAGCAGTTCGGCAAGAACGTCACCATCGTGCGGCCGGGCTACATCGTCGGTCCGCGCGATGAAACCGATCGCTTCACCTACTGGCCGCATCGCATCGCCCAGGGCGGCGAAATGCTGGTCCCCGGTGACGGCCAGGACCCGGTGCAGATCATCGACGGCCGCGATCTGGGCGAATGGATGATCCGCCTCGCCGAAGCCAAGACCTATGGCGTGTTCAACGCCGTGGGCCCGAAGGATCTGCTGCCGATGGACACGATGCTGCGCGAGAGCGAGAAAGTCGTCGGTGGCAAGCCGACCTACACCCACGTCACCCCGGAATTCCTGGAAGAGCAGAAGGTCGGTGAAGAACTGCCGATCTGGGTGCCGCGCCAGGCCGGCCCGTACGCCGGCTATGGCCAGGTCAGCAACGCGCGCGCCATCGCGGCGGGCCTGACCTATCGCCCCTACGCGGTGACCGTGGCGGATTTGATGACCTGGTTCCGCAGCCAGCCCGCCGATCGCCAGGCCAAGCTGCGTGCGGGCATCACCCGCGAGCGCGAAGCCGAGCTGCTGAAAGCCTGGCACGCCAGGAAGGCGTAA
- the pnp gene encoding polyribonucleotide nucleotidyltransferase, protein MAKITKTFQYGKHQVTLETGEIARQAGGAVIVKFDDTVLLVTAVAAKSAREGQDFFPLTVDYQEKFYAGGRIPGGFFKREGRATEKETLISRLIDRPLRPLFPEEFRNEVQVIATVMSLNPEIDGDIPALIGASAAVALTGAPFNGPIGAAKVGYINGEYVLNPTVSELKDSKLELVVAGTSNAVLMVESEAAELSEDVMLGAVMFGHREMQKVINIINELVVEAGTKNWDWAAPAKNQALISALKEAVGTQLDSAFQVRDKLQRRDAIAAIKKDVLQSLAGRAEADGWVTGELSKEFGELEYQTMRGSVLATKVRIDGRALDTVRPITSKVSVLPRTHGSALFTRGETQAIVVTTLGTARDGQVIDAVSGEYKDNFLFHYNFPPYSVGEAGRMMGPKRREIGHGRLAKRGVLAVMPTLEEFPYTIRVVSEITESNGSSSMASVCGSSLALMDAGVPIKAPVAGIAMGLVKEGDNFVVLSDILGDEDHLGDMDFKVAGTSNGVSALQMDIKIEGITEEIMKQALQQAKAGRLHILGEMANALTAPRSELSDFAPRLLTIKIHPDKIREVIGKGGATIQGITKETGTQIDIQDDGTIVIASVNAAAAQAAKARIEQITSDVEPGRIYEGKVAKIMDFGAFVTILPGKDGLVHVSQISSERVEKVSDKLKEGDVVKVKVLEVDKQGRIRLSIKAVEEGEGVVE, encoded by the coding sequence GTGGCAAAAATCACCAAAACCTTCCAGTACGGCAAGCACCAGGTCACCCTGGAAACCGGCGAAATCGCCCGCCAGGCCGGCGGTGCCGTCATCGTCAAGTTCGATGACACCGTGCTGCTGGTCACCGCCGTGGCGGCGAAGTCGGCCCGCGAGGGTCAGGACTTCTTCCCGCTGACGGTCGACTACCAGGAGAAGTTCTACGCCGGCGGCCGCATCCCGGGTGGCTTCTTCAAGCGCGAAGGTCGCGCGACCGAAAAGGAGACGCTGATCTCGCGTCTGATCGATCGCCCGCTGCGTCCGCTGTTCCCGGAAGAATTCCGCAACGAAGTGCAGGTCATCGCCACGGTGATGTCGCTGAACCCGGAAATCGACGGTGACATCCCGGCCCTGATCGGCGCCTCCGCCGCCGTCGCCCTGACCGGCGCGCCGTTCAACGGCCCGATTGGCGCCGCCAAGGTCGGCTACATCAACGGCGAATACGTGTTGAACCCGACCGTCAGCGAGCTGAAGGACTCCAAGCTGGAGCTGGTCGTCGCCGGTACCTCCAACGCCGTGCTGATGGTGGAATCCGAAGCCGCCGAGCTGTCCGAAGACGTGATGCTGGGCGCGGTGATGTTTGGCCATCGCGAAATGCAGAAGGTCATCAACATCATCAACGAGCTGGTGGTCGAAGCCGGCACCAAGAACTGGGACTGGGCCGCTCCGGCCAAGAATCAGGCGCTGATCTCGGCGCTGAAGGAAGCCGTGGGCACGCAGCTCGACAGCGCCTTCCAGGTGCGCGACAAGCTGCAGCGCCGCGACGCCATCGCCGCCATCAAGAAGGACGTGCTGCAGTCGCTGGCCGGCCGCGCCGAAGCCGATGGCTGGGTCACCGGTGAGCTGTCGAAGGAATTCGGCGAGCTGGAATACCAGACCATGCGTGGTTCGGTCCTGGCCACCAAGGTCCGCATCGACGGCCGTGCGCTGGACACCGTCCGCCCGATCACCTCCAAGGTCAGCGTGCTGCCGCGTACCCACGGCTCGGCGCTGTTCACCCGCGGCGAAACGCAGGCCATCGTGGTCACCACGCTGGGCACCGCGCGCGATGGCCAGGTCATCGACGCCGTCTCGGGCGAGTACAAGGACAACTTCCTGTTCCATTACAACTTCCCCCCGTACTCGGTGGGTGAAGCCGGCCGCATGATGGGCCCGAAGCGTCGCGAAATCGGCCACGGCCGTCTCGCCAAGCGCGGCGTCCTGGCCGTGATGCCGACCCTGGAAGAATTCCCGTACACCATCCGCGTGGTCTCGGAAATCACCGAGTCCAACGGTTCCTCCTCGATGGCCTCGGTCTGCGGCAGCTCGCTGGCGCTGATGGATGCCGGTGTGCCGATCAAGGCGCCGGTGGCCGGCATCGCGATGGGCCTGGTGAAGGAAGGCGACAACTTCGTCGTGCTGTCGGACATCCTGGGTGACGAAGATCACCTGGGCGACATGGACTTCAAGGTGGCCGGTACCTCCAACGGCGTGTCCGCGCTGCAGATGGACATCAAGATCGAAGGCATCACCGAAGAGATCATGAAGCAGGCGTTGCAGCAGGCGAAGGCCGGCCGTTTGCACATCCTCGGCGAGATGGCCAACGCACTGACCGCACCGCGCTCGGAGCTGAGCGACTTCGCTCCGCGCCTGCTGACCATCAAGATCCACCCGGACAAGATCCGCGAAGTGATCGGCAAGGGCGGCGCCACCATCCAGGGCATCACCAAGGAAACCGGCACCCAGATCGACATCCAGGATGACGGCACCATCGTCATCGCGTCGGTCAACGCCGCTGCCGCGCAGGCTGCCAAGGCCCGCATCGAGCAGATCACCTCCGACGTCGAGCCGGGCCGCATCTACGAAGGCAAGGTCGCCAAGATCATGGACTTCGGTGCGTTCGTCACCATCCTGCCGGGCAAGGACGGCCTGGTGCACGTCTCGCAGATTTCCAGCGAGCGCGTGGAAAAGGTCAGCGACAAGCTGAAGGAAGGCGACGTGGTCAAGGTCAAGGTGCTGGAAGTCGACAAGCAGGGCCGTATCCGCCTGTCGATCAAGGCCGTGGAAGAAGGCGAGGGCGTGGTCGAATAA
- the rpsO gene encoding 30S ribosomal protein S15, translating into MSIDTQKIIEDNKRGPADTGSPEVQVALLTGRIEQLSGHFKTHKKDHHSRRGLLQLVNRRRSLLDYLKKKDNERYKALIEKLGLRR; encoded by the coding sequence ATGTCCATCGATACCCAGAAAATCATTGAAGACAACAAGCGCGGCCCCGCCGACACCGGTTCGCCGGAAGTCCAGGTCGCCCTGTTGACCGGCCGCATCGAACAGCTGAGCGGTCACTTCAAGACCCACAAGAAAGATCACCACAGCCGTCGCGGCCTCCTGCAGTTGGTCAACCGTCGCCGTAGCCTGCTCGACTATCTCAAGAAGAAAGACAACGAGCGCTACAAGGCCCTGATCGAAAAGCTCGGTCTGCGTCGCTGA
- the truB gene encoding tRNA pseudouridine(55) synthase TruB: MPAKFEFRALDGLLLLDKPQGMSSNAALQAARRLFRAEKGGHTGSLDPLATGLLPLCFGEATKIAGLLLGAHKAYETTAVLGVTTDTDDAEGAVLRERPVPTLDAGLIEAALAPLRGAIRQRAPIYSALKQGGEPLYAKARRGDDIEAPVRDVHVHRLELMDLDMTDPARPLLRLRVECGSGTYVRSLVRDLGETLGCGAHVAVLRRLWVEPFRQPTMYTLQDLVRIAGQGDEALLACLLPVEQGLSDFPSVVLSADEARRFGMGQRLHQRGAACDLVTVLAPDRRALGLAQIDEGGSLVPQRLFTWAVVRPSKALHGE, translated from the coding sequence ATGCCCGCCAAGTTTGAGTTCCGGGCACTGGACGGCCTGTTGCTGCTGGACAAGCCGCAAGGCATGAGTTCCAACGCCGCCCTGCAGGCGGCTCGCCGACTGTTCCGCGCCGAGAAGGGTGGCCATACCGGCAGCCTGGACCCGCTGGCCACCGGCCTGCTGCCCCTGTGCTTTGGCGAGGCGACCAAGATCGCCGGCCTGCTGCTGGGCGCGCACAAGGCCTACGAAACCACGGCCGTGCTCGGCGTCACCACCGACACCGACGATGCCGAAGGCGCGGTGCTGCGTGAACGACCGGTCCCCACGCTGGACGCCGGCCTCATCGAGGCCGCACTGGCACCGTTGCGCGGCGCCATCCGCCAGCGTGCGCCCATCTATTCGGCGCTCAAGCAGGGGGGCGAGCCGCTGTACGCCAAGGCCCGCCGGGGCGACGACATCGAGGCGCCGGTGCGCGATGTCCACGTGCATCGGCTGGAACTGATGGATCTGGACATGACCGACCCGGCCCGGCCGCTGCTGCGGCTGCGGGTGGAATGCGGCTCCGGCACCTACGTGCGCAGCCTGGTCCGCGATTTGGGCGAGACCCTGGGCTGTGGCGCGCATGTGGCGGTGCTGCGGCGGCTGTGGGTGGAGCCGTTCCGGCAGCCGACGATGTACACCCTGCAGGATCTGGTGCGTATCGCCGGCCAGGGAGACGAGGCCTTGCTGGCCTGCCTGCTGCCGGTGGAGCAGGGCCTGAGCGACTTTCCCAGCGTCGTGCTGAGCGCCGACGAGGCCCGCCGCTTCGGCATGGGCCAGCGCCTGCACCAGCGTGGCGCGGCCTGCGACCTGGTCACCGTATTGGCCCCGGATCGGCGTGCCTTGGGGCTGGCGCAGATAGATGAAGGCGGTTCGCTGGTGCCGCAGCGCTTGTTCACCTGGGCCGTCGTCCGCCCGTCCAAAGCGCTGCACGGCGAATAA
- the rbfA gene encoding 30S ribosome-binding factor RbfA encodes MPKKSFHRTDRVSAQLRRELGTLVHEAVREYGLPSVSVSDVEVTRDMAHAQVYVTALLPERSADAIKGLKELARELRMELARRVKMRHVPELHFHYDDSVDRGERIDQLLRDLPEHNDNDDSEA; translated from the coding sequence ATGCCCAAGAAATCCTTCCACCGCACCGATCGTGTTTCCGCCCAGCTCCGCCGGGAATTGGGCACGCTCGTGCACGAAGCCGTCCGCGAATACGGCCTGCCGTCGGTCAGCGTCTCCGACGTGGAAGTGACCCGCGACATGGCGCATGCGCAGGTCTACGTGACCGCGCTGTTGCCGGAGCGTTCGGCCGACGCCATCAAGGGCCTGAAGGAACTGGCGCGCGAACTGCGCATGGAACTGGCGCGCCGGGTCAAGATGCGCCACGTGCCCGAGCTGCACTTCCACTACGACGATTCGGTGGATCGTGGCGAGCGCATCGACCAGTTGCTGCGCGACCTGCCCGAACACAACGACAACGACGATTCCGAGGCCTGA
- the infB gene encoding translation initiation factor IF-2 encodes MSQQTTIRKLAELVNTPVEKLLEQLAEAGMSFSGPDQVVTSTEKMKLLGFLRRTHGKTEKPAEEVDAPKKITLNRRKVQEVTVAAGRSKTTVNVEVRQKRTYVKPSEVDTSPAASAAEPDPERAEILRKLEASKQRNLSEQQRLAETDRRRAEELEAKRKEEEAVREAARAAEEAARAEAEAAGETAAPATGAAGERAATTPRSGGHHVAKQVVRKDPPRTDDRNAGAAAAKHKTRGSHAMVSGIEDDDAASRFAGQLHLSAAERARRTTTRGKPKPKRHMEQSRGGGGGAHGFERPTAPIVREVAIGETITVADLANKLALKGSDVVKAMFKMGVMATITQTIDHDTAALVTEELGHKAVRADANDAETELLAHTEDQQGDKIARPPVVTIMGHVDHGKTSLLDYIRRTKVATGEAGGITQHIGAYHVDTPKGTISFLDTPGHAAFTAMRARGAKLTDIVVLVVAADDGVMPQTREAVQHAKAAKVPLIVAVNKMDKSDADPLRVKNELLAEEVVAEDFGGDTQMVEISAKTGMGVDALLDAISLQAELLELTAVRDGRASGVVIESSLDKGRGPVATVLVQQGTLKKGDYLVCGIQYGRVRALFDETGKQPDSAGPSIPVQVLGLSGVPDAGDDFVVVEDERLAKDVAQQRDAKRRESRLVKQAGNRMEDILAQMGQGEGQQVLNLVIKADVQGSVEALKQSLVGLSNDLIRINVINAGVGGITESDANAAVTAKATVIGFNVRADASARRIIEANGVDLRYFSIIYDVIDQVKQVASGLLGKEIREEIIGTAEVRDVFRSSKFGAVAGCMVIEGVVKRNKPIRVLRDSVVVFEGELESLRRFKENVEEVRNGTECGIGVKAYNDVKPGDQIECFERIEVQRTL; translated from the coding sequence ATGTCGCAGCAAACCACCATCCGCAAGCTCGCTGAACTGGTCAACACGCCGGTCGAGAAACTGCTGGAACAGCTCGCCGAAGCCGGCATGAGCTTCAGCGGTCCCGACCAGGTCGTGACCAGTACCGAAAAGATGAAGCTGCTGGGCTTCCTTCGCCGTACTCACGGCAAGACCGAAAAGCCGGCAGAAGAAGTCGACGCGCCCAAGAAGATCACCCTGAATCGCCGCAAGGTGCAGGAAGTGACCGTGGCTGCCGGACGCAGCAAGACCACGGTGAACGTGGAAGTGCGCCAGAAGCGCACCTACGTCAAGCCGTCGGAAGTGGATACCAGCCCTGCGGCATCCGCGGCCGAGCCGGATCCGGAACGCGCCGAAATCCTGCGCAAGCTGGAAGCGTCCAAGCAGCGCAACCTGAGCGAACAGCAGCGCCTGGCCGAGACGGATCGCCGTCGCGCCGAGGAGCTGGAAGCCAAGCGCAAGGAAGAAGAGGCCGTGCGCGAAGCCGCCCGTGCCGCTGAAGAAGCCGCGCGCGCCGAAGCCGAAGCCGCGGGTGAAACCGCCGCGCCCGCGACCGGCGCCGCCGGTGAGCGTGCGGCCACCACGCCGCGTTCGGGTGGACACCACGTCGCCAAGCAGGTGGTGCGCAAGGACCCGCCGCGCACCGACGACCGCAATGCCGGCGCCGCCGCTGCCAAGCACAAGACCCGTGGTTCCCACGCCATGGTCAGTGGCATCGAGGACGATGACGCCGCCAGCCGCTTTGCCGGCCAGCTGCATCTGTCGGCCGCCGAGCGCGCGCGTCGCACCACCACCCGTGGCAAGCCCAAGCCCAAGCGGCACATGGAGCAGAGCCGGGGTGGCGGTGGTGGTGCGCATGGCTTCGAACGCCCGACCGCGCCGATCGTGCGCGAAGTGGCGATTGGCGAAACCATCACCGTCGCCGACCTGGCCAACAAGCTCGCGCTCAAGGGCAGCGACGTGGTCAAGGCGATGTTCAAGATGGGCGTGATGGCCACCATCACCCAGACCATCGATCACGACACCGCCGCACTGGTGACCGAAGAACTCGGCCACAAGGCCGTGCGTGCCGATGCCAATGACGCCGAGACCGAACTGCTGGCGCACACCGAAGATCAGCAGGGCGACAAGATTGCGCGTCCGCCGGTGGTCACCATCATGGGCCACGTCGATCACGGCAAGACCTCGCTGCTGGATTACATCCGCCGCACCAAGGTCGCCACCGGCGAAGCCGGCGGCATCACCCAGCACATTGGCGCGTACCACGTGGATACGCCCAAGGGCACCATCAGCTTCCTCGATACCCCGGGCCACGCGGCGTTCACCGCCATGCGTGCGCGCGGCGCCAAGCTGACCGACATCGTGGTGCTGGTGGTGGCGGCCGACGACGGCGTGATGCCGCAGACGCGCGAAGCCGTACAGCACGCCAAGGCGGCCAAGGTGCCGCTGATCGTCGCGGTCAACAAGATGGACAAGTCCGACGCCGATCCGCTGCGGGTGAAGAACGAACTGCTGGCCGAAGAAGTCGTTGCCGAAGATTTCGGTGGTGACACCCAGATGGTGGAAATCTCGGCCAAGACCGGCATGGGCGTGGATGCGTTGCTGGATGCGATCAGCCTGCAGGCCGAACTGCTGGAACTGACCGCCGTGCGCGACGGTCGCGCCAGCGGCGTGGTCATCGAATCCTCGCTGGACAAGGGCCGTGGCCCGGTCGCGACGGTGCTGGTGCAGCAGGGCACCCTGAAGAAGGGCGACTACCTGGTGTGCGGCATCCAGTACGGCCGCGTGCGCGCACTGTTCGACGAAACCGGCAAGCAGCCGGATTCGGCCGGTCCCTCGATTCCGGTACAGGTGCTGGGTCTGTCGGGCGTGCCCGATGCCGGCGATGACTTCGTGGTGGTCGAGGACGAGCGCCTGGCCAAGGACGTGGCGCAGCAGCGCGACGCCAAGCGCCGCGAATCGCGCCTGGTCAAGCAGGCCGGCAACCGCATGGAAGACATCCTGGCGCAGATGGGCCAGGGCGAAGGCCAGCAGGTGCTCAACCTGGTCATCAAGGCCGACGTGCAGGGTTCGGTGGAAGCGCTCAAGCAATCGCTGGTGGGCCTGTCCAACGACCTCATCCGCATCAACGTGATCAACGCCGGCGTCGGCGGCATCACCGAATCCGACGCCAACGCCGCGGTCACCGCCAAGGCCACGGTCATCGGCTTCAACGTGCGTGCCGATGCCTCGGCCCGCCGCATCATCGAAGCCAACGGCGTGGACCTGCGCTACTTCTCGATCATCTATGACGTGATCGACCAGGTGAAGCAGGTGGCGTCCGGCTTGCTGGGCAAGGAGATCCGCGAAGAGATCATCGGCACCGCCGAGGTCCGCGACGTCTTCCGCAGCTCCAAGTTCGGCGCGGTCGCCGGTTGCATGGTCATCGAAGGCGTGGTCAAGCGGAACAAGCCGATCCGCGTGCTGCGCGACAGCGTGGTGGTGTTCGAGGGCGAACTGGAATCGCTGCGCCGCTTCAAGGAAAACGTCGAGGAAGTGCGCAACGGCACCGAATGCGGTATCGGCGTGAAGGCGTACAACGACGTCAAGCCGGGCGACCAGATCGAGTGCTTCGAGCGCATCGAAGTCCAGCGTACGCTGTAA
- the nusA gene encoding transcription termination factor NusA produces MSKELLLVVDAVANEKGVPREVIFDAIEAALASAAKKRYFDQDVSVRVSIDHKDGSYETFRRWEVVADDVVMESPDRQIRMMDAEDEAEGAELGDWIEEQIENPDFGRIAAQAAKQVIVQRVREAERQQVVDAWTDRVGELVTGVVKRAERGNIYVDLGGNAEAFIPKDKGIPRDVLRAGDRVRGYLFDVRSEPRGPQLFISRAAPEFMIELFKLEVPEVGQGLVEIKACARDPGDRAKIAVLAHDNRTDPIGACIGMRGSRVQAVSNELNGERVDIVLWNDNPATFVINAMAPAEVQSIIVDEEKHSMDLAVAEDRLAQAIGKGGQNVRLASRLTGWQLNVMTQDQVAAKSEAEQVVARQLFMDKLEVDEEIAAILVAEGFSTVEEIAYVPVGELLAVEGFDEDIVEELRARARDALLNEALAEEEVLEENQPADDLLALAGMDEETAYALASHGVRTSEDLSDLAADEVVEFGIEGLDGERAAALILAARAEEIARLERGE; encoded by the coding sequence ATGAGTAAGGAACTTTTGCTGGTCGTGGATGCGGTCGCCAATGAGAAGGGCGTGCCGCGCGAAGTGATCTTCGATGCGATCGAAGCCGCATTGGCCTCCGCCGCCAAAAAGCGCTATTTCGATCAGGACGTTTCCGTGCGCGTGTCCATCGATCACAAGGACGGCAGCTACGAGACTTTCCGTCGCTGGGAAGTCGTGGCCGACGACGTGGTGATGGAATCGCCGGATCGCCAGATCCGCATGATGGACGCCGAAGACGAAGCCGAAGGCGCCGAACTGGGCGACTGGATCGAAGAGCAGATCGAAAACCCGGACTTCGGCCGCATCGCCGCCCAGGCCGCCAAGCAGGTGATCGTGCAGCGTGTGCGCGAAGCCGAGCGCCAGCAGGTGGTCGATGCCTGGACCGATCGCGTGGGTGAGCTGGTCACCGGCGTGGTCAAGCGTGCCGAGCGCGGCAACATCTATGTCGACCTGGGCGGCAACGCCGAAGCCTTCATCCCCAAGGACAAGGGCATCCCGCGCGACGTGCTGCGCGCCGGTGACCGCGTGCGTGGCTACCTCTTCGACGTGCGTTCCGAGCCACGTGGCCCGCAGCTGTTCATCAGCCGCGCCGCGCCGGAATTCATGATCGAGCTGTTCAAGCTGGAAGTGCCGGAAGTCGGCCAGGGCCTGGTGGAAATCAAGGCCTGTGCACGCGACCCGGGCGACCGCGCCAAGATCGCCGTGCTAGCGCACGACAACCGCACCGATCCGATCGGCGCCTGCATCGGCATGCGCGGTTCGCGCGTGCAGGCGGTGTCCAACGAACTCAACGGCGAGCGCGTGGACATCGTGTTGTGGAACGACAACCCGGCCACCTTCGTCATCAACGCGATGGCGCCGGCGGAAGTGCAGTCGATCATCGTCGACGAAGAAAAGCATTCGATGGATCTGGCCGTGGCTGAAGATCGCCTGGCCCAGGCGATCGGCAAGGGCGGCCAGAACGTGCGCCTGGCCAGCCGCCTGACCGGTTGGCAGCTCAATGTGATGACCCAGGATCAGGTTGCCGCCAAGTCCGAAGCCGAGCAGGTCGTGGCCCGCCAGCTGTTCATGGACAAGCTGGAAGTGGACGAGGAAATCGCCGCCATCCTGGTCGCCGAAGGCTTCAGCACGGTCGAGGAAATCGCCTACGTGCCGGTCGGCGAACTGCTGGCGGTGGAAGGCTTCGACGAGGACATCGTCGAAGAGCTGCGCGCCCGCGCCCGCGACGCGCTGCTCAACGAAGCGCTGGCCGAAGAAGAAGTGCTGGAAGAGAACCAGCCGGCCGACGACCTGCTGGCCCTGGCCGGCATGGACGAGGAAACCGCTTATGCGTTGGCCAGCCACGGCGTGCGCACCAGCGAAGACCTGTCCGACCTGGCCGCCGATGAAGTGGTCGAGTTCGGCATCGAGGGGTTGGACGGGGAACGCGCCGCCGCGCTGATCCTGGCCGCCCGCGCCGAGGAGATCGCCCGCCTGGAGCGCGGCGAATGA